The segment CATTCAGGAGCTTATGCAGACAGAAAAGGACTACCTCACTGACCTGGAACTGTGCATCAGAGAGGTGGTTCAGCCTCTGAGAAACATGCAGGTAGATGGTGGTAGATGCTTTTCAAAACTCACACTTTTTGTGGGTTCAGTCAGTGTGGTATCAACCCAACTAACACACACTACGACAGCACAAATAGTCTGTAGTttgtttaaattatattattttacttgGTCTGATTTAATTTGTATAGTGTAATGTTAATGCTCAACTATGTGCTAACAAAAAGTTAATGTTTAACAATACTTAATGGCTGATTTGGTGCATGCTCACCAACTTAACCCGAATCCAACCATAACATGAACCCTTATCAAGACACTGAACATCTGCAGACAACTTTTCACAAAATTACCACTTTAAACATGGAAGACTttctacaaacacacaagtcATGATTGCGATATCCAAATAAAGTGCTGAATAACTTGAAGTAATATTAATGACAGTTCATTTTTACAGTGACTAAAGATTCTGGTTGATCGATACTTTGACATAAAATGAACTATTAGGAGATTTTGATTGTTCTATTCGCATTGAGTCCATAATTTTCACCATAGTTTCCTTATCTTCTGTTAGGTTGTAGATATAGATCGGCTGTTCACCAACATGGAGACAGTGTGTGAAGTATCTGCCGCACTCCTCCAAAGACTGCAGGAGGCCATGGCTGACCCTGATCCAGAAGCAGTTGTTATAGGTAATGCCAGTTTCACTCCTTCTGATTGCCTGATTTTATAATCTGTTAACATTTACATCTCTGGTTAATACTGGATGAAAAATCTCATGTTTCCTGTTTATTTGAAGGAGAAGTATTCATCCAGGCGAAGGCAGCTTTAGAAGACGTATATAAGATTTATTGTTACCATCATGACGATGCCAATATGTCACTCAAATCCtatgaaaaagaggaagaaataaagcaacatttcaCCACGTGTGTATTAGCACTGAAGTAAGTCAAGTCACTTCCtccaaatatttttaaaattatttttaacttCCATGATATTTTAAAGATCATCATTAACATTGTATGATATTTAATGGtgatttcattttgtcttttttatcacAGAAAAATCTATGACCAAGAGTAAGTACGCTGTAATGAAATCTTTACATGTTGCAAATATTGAATCCCATACCAGATTTACTGTactttcatatactgtataggTTATAATTATTACATTGATAATATGCTTATTGTCACAGAGGGAAACCCAACTTGCTGGACATGGGTTCACTCCTCATCAAACCTGTCCAGAGGATCATGAAGTACCCGTTGCTGCTTAGTGAGCTGTGGCAGGCCACACCTGAAAACCACCCTGACTTTCGGCCACTGCAAGAGGCTTTCACTGCTGCCAAGATCATTAATGTTAACATCAACGAGTTCAAGAGACGCAAGGATATAGGTAAGGTTACAAACACTAGGACatacaaatcaatattttgtcatttctgtctATTTATCAAGTGCAAATTATATTAGTTGCCCTGCTAAATCATCTCCTATCCTGTCCATTCCATATCTTTTCAAACGTAATCCtttcaattttggtctcataTTCCCATCTACTCTCAGTTATGAAGTATAAGAGGCTGGAAGATGAAGGCACACTGAGGGGCAAACTACACAAATTCAACATCCACTCCATTCGAAAGAAAGGCGATAGGTTTGCTGGCTATCTCAAGATCCTCACTGGAGTTGAACCACAGGTAAAATAGAGTGAgaatttacttttttctttttttttacagttgtaaagaaaaacaaatttctgACCTAAAGTTGCATTAGCATAGTCAGTGGTATTTGAAAGTGTAGAAATTTGgagtttcatattttctttttgtaggTGAGAGATGAAATATTTGATAGAGAAGAGAAGCTGTTCAGGAGTCTGGAGAAAGCTGTGAGGCAGCTGGTCAAGAATGTCCAGTTTTACCTGCAGCACACTCAGGTAGGTCTTTGCGTGCAAGTGCATGTACCATGTGCATATTTAAATCACTTGAAATATCCTTGTGGTCTGAGGCTTTTTttcttggtgttttttttctgtaggaGATGGTGTCTGTAGCTGTTCAGAAGGTCCAGGACATGGAGAACGTCATCAAGGAgccaaacaaaaatgacacaaacgGATCATCGCACAGTAATGGCAATGACCCCTATAAGCACTTTGTAAGTATGGCCGTTTTTGTACTTcacaatgaaaatgacaaaacattgtGTTTCTATTGTTTTCGTACGCAGTTGCATCATCAGTTTAACTTAGGGTGCACTTTACTGTTCAGCTTTCCCCTCTTCCCTTAACTCCCTGGATCATCTGTACTGGTGTCTGTCCTGTTCCTTCATGACCTCCCATTCTCCCACTGTGACTCGTCTGCTACTTTATCCATAGCTAGATGTCTTTTGTCCATTATATTCATCCCCTTCTACTATGCCTCTAACCTTTCTAGTAGATCGTGCAGTATCCCTGCCACCTTCCCATTcctgcctcctctctctgcgAATTGCACAATTCTGAGATAACTGTGCCTTTGAATATGATTCTTTGTGTGGTAGTGCTTCGCTGCAGCAATTCGGCAGTGCCTCAATCCTAAATCTGTAATGAGTTTTACAAAGTAGGTGCAGACACAATTGCACCAGTCTGAAGAAAAGCAACAGACTTATTTTGTATGGAAGAACTCCATTGTGTCTGCCACAATCAAAACATGACAGCTGTAACTGATAGATGCTTTCAGGAAGCAGAACATTTTCACCAAACGAAGAGTTCTTTCTATTTTATGTATAGTACTACCCATTACATGCTCCTCACTATAATAGATAAGTCTGCTGAAGTTTTTCTGTAGCTGAACAACATCACCAACCTCCTGTTTGTCTGCAAGTAAATTAAGCTGTAGCAGCTCTGCTGTTCTTATGTTATCAAGGGTAATGTTTAGGCATACTTTACTAAAAACAAGAGATTTCATAGTTCAGacattacaaaaaaatcatataaaacacacagaagaaCACATAAAGTACCTATTATGTATAGAATACATACCACAGAATACTAATACTGTATATCTCTATTCATCATTTGCCACCTCATTGTTTTCTTCTCCCAGAAAGACAGTATGGAGCGCTTGGTCCTcgcccccctctcctccctacAGGGCATGTTCACAGCCCCACAGAAGCTCATTCAGAAACGTTATGACAAATTACTGGATTACTGTAGCCGCCTGGAGCGCTCTTCCTCTTTTTCGTCCTCGTCTTCTGCATCCACCACTTCTTCCTCTACTTCACTGGTGTCAGAGGACCCGCCTGGCCCTGCCAGGAGGGACTATGAAGCTCTCAATGCCCTGCTAGTGGAGGAGTTGCAGAGGTTCAATATGGCCGCCTATACTATCCTAACCAACTGTGTGGTGTATCTAGTGGCCCTACTGAGAGAGCTGACGGATAAAATATTACTCCGTGCTCCATCCATACATCAGCTACCGGTGAGGATCCCTCACATGATTCACATTATTAGAcatattgcattttttgtgtatttaatatttaatctgaaatgtgttacatttgtttttgcaggCTCCATTGTCAAACATCACTGAAGTGCAGAACAGCATCATGGATGAACTGAACAATCTGACTTTTGTCAAGGATAACGCGCAGAAGTTAATGGAGCGAAAAGTCAGCTTTGAGAGACAACGAGACAAGAAAATTACGGTAAAAAAAGTGGCAGGGGAAATGATCTAGTATAATGTATAGTGTAAAGTGTAAGCATCTGGAAACAACTCAAAGTCTTTCAGGTTAAAACAAAAGTTCCACATATTCTTTTGAGTTTTCCacaattttttgaaaaaattCCAAGTCATAAATGAGGAGCTATAAGTCTCATCAAAGGCAGACACAGAGAACAGTTCCAGTCTGTGATTAACTAGGGTACTTGGCAACCCATAGCTCCACCAGGTACCAGTCCCTTGACACTTGTACAATATATCTCCTGATTGTGTGTGTAGAAGgtgcacacatatgcatacacatcTGTACATAGTGTTTGTGCTTGGACGTTTGAGTAAATCTATTTAATAGTCCCTCCTTCTTCAAATACTCTTGTGTACTGATAACCAACAGCAGGCCTACATGAGCCCACACACACCATAcccatttcaaatatttacaccAACATCCCTTTTTGTTGTGCTGTCCTCCAGATGCCAGAGGTACAGCATCAAACCGAGGAACAGCGTGCCTGGCTGCTGGCAGAATATCCACTGAACCGTCTGTATCAGCTGAAGAGGAAGTGTAATGGCTGCCAGGAGCAGGACCTCAGCCTGCTGGAGGGAGAGCTGGTGGCCCTGCTGGAGGACACAGACCCATTAGGCAGTAGCAGCCGCTGGCTGGTTCACAGTGGAggcaagtgtgtgtatgtgtatgcatgcataaGGACAAAGACCCTTGGGGCAGAGGTAGCTCTTGGCGCATACTGTTAGTAAGACATACAAGGTGAATAAAGTTATCACACTAGATCATCTGCAGGTATGGTAGGTATAGCTTTCCTCTGTAAATAGACCTGCATTTATTAGATGACTCAGGCTGTGCAGACACACCAAACTTTACTTTCTGACACTGACAAGTCAGCACACAAGAATCAGTCCCAGGAGTTCCTGTGATGTCATGGTTGCTGGTACCTCTGTGCCTTCCTCTGGAGATGGTTGCCTCACAACAGGGCCAACTCCATAGCTTGTCTCCATCTTCCCTCTACATCTCGCTGAGGCACCTGCGATCCCAACATCTTGTTTGGAACAAACCACTGCACGTTGTAAGCAGTGTTAGAGTACAAAGCCTCTCCCTCTGGGTATTCAGAAACAAGGATGGAGAGATGCCGTTTGTATGCCTCTCTGTACTCTGCAATAACAAGTTCTTTTTCATGAGgtctagaaaaaaaaagtgtgtacGTTTCTTGGTACGAAGTACATTCTTCACAGACTTGTCTTTTCCTCTGGGATTACAAGCTTTCCCAGGAAGTTGTTCATTCGTCTGTTGATATCAACACTATGAATATGTTTGCCTCATATTTACACACTCTTCAGGTGTCTCACTGCAACTGGATTTAAGATTGTGTAAGCAAATGCTGTAGCTCTAGCTTTCAGTCTTAATGTTTATCCTTTAGAAATTATggccatttattttattttaaattattctgtAATTACTTTACTGTTAGACTGTTAGATTTAAAGGTTTGGCTCACCCAAACTATGAAAAAACGAAACAAATAATTTGCAGGTATGTATATAACTGTTAATagttagaaaaacattttggtgcaatttggtacaaattagaaagaaagaaagaaaagaaaatggaaaaaagttgtggattatatgtttttaatttgaaaaattcATAGTAAATTGGATTCTTAACAATTcttaaaaacatactttttagtgtatagttttgtgtgtcaagcAATCTATATTCACATATGAGGCTACAGCAAGTGAGCTATATAGAAGACTTACTTTCCTACTAATTTCcaggacatttttttcaacaatttcctaaaagtagcttAGGCTCTGTAATTTGGTAGTATAAGAGAAATGTAtagttttttttcaagaaataaTCTgtaacacacaaaactacacaatgAAAATTGAGTATTTATGtcagttaaatattttttttgcaaagtaaGAACTACATATGAATCCAAATATAATGAGTAGGTACCTACCTACTaaacaaatttaacacttttttctgtttttttcttatcatttgtAACAAACTGCACTACCCCTTCTGTGACATTCCCTAAAAATGAACCTTTACATACTGGCAAATTACACtgcaaatttccagaaaattagtataaaattaagggaCCTGCAAAACAAAGTGTTACCAAAAGAGAATAACATCCGTCCATTGCATTGGGGTGGAGGCAGACATCTCAGAGATGGacatctcaaaacctggacaaattaaaaacaaacaccatcCCCATGGCTAGATACTGAATTTTAGAATTTGGGTGTACCAACTTTAAAACCGACCAGACTTCAGGCATTCTGACAAACTGTCCTGTTGTGTCACTATTAGGTACACAGGGTTATGTCTACTCCACATTCCTGAAGCAGTACAACCCTCTGAGGGACTCGCAGCGGGCAGGCCAGATGGCCaaagagcagcaacagcagcagccgcCTGCCATGGCGGATGAGGACTTCGATGACCTCAGCCTGTTTGTGTCaggcagtggcagcagcagcctgctCAGTTTCAGTCTTAACACCACCGACAGCAGCTCAACCCTTTCTGGACTGCAGGGGGAGCCGGAGAGCCCTGAAGACCAGGAGGACACACTGGACAAAGAGGCTCAGCAGGTGTGTATTGTGCCTTATATGtgattcttttgttttcttgcaaCATATGGATGTCATTTTAAGGTACTGCATTGCTTAGCATTGGTGAGATAGGGTAAAAAAATCTGTATTGAAGAGGAACTGAAAAGAAGAGATTCTTCATCAGCTCAGTTTTGTTGACACTTTAAGAACACTCAGTCAAAAGGGCTAATGTCATTTGCAAAGTTTtgcaaaatcaacagttgcagcaaggctacacacacacaaagtgtgTGCACAGACTAACACATTATAAAACGAACAAACAAAGCAGTATCATAATTTCAGAAGCGGCTCTCTTTAGGCCTCTGCAAATTACTGAAAAAATCAGTATGAGAAGTGAAAATCATTCTTTGGTTTAACAGCTAACAGTTCAGACATATGCAACCTGTGACGAGCCAAAATAGTTCATAACCACTGACATAAGGGATGGAACTGAGACACTACACACCTcgtaatgaaaataaaaataatggctCAGCAAGCAATGTAACTTTAACAGGGATTTCAGAGGGCCATTAGTGTGTCCTCACAGAGGAGCATCCACCTTTATGATGGTTGTTACTATAGAGAGACAGTAAAActgtaatgtgtatgtatataaacaGGTTGAGCTGAAGTTCTGTTGCTGTGGAAGCacatttgacagttttacagTATCTCAGCATTCATTGAAATTATATGGCTTGAA is part of the Thunnus albacares chromosome 3, fThuAlb1.1, whole genome shotgun sequence genome and harbors:
- the arhgef38 gene encoding rho guanine nucleotide exchange factor 38 codes for the protein MDPKEVSKGEKEKEKEKEKVIKRRNRPVFLRYLERRKTDTIVADDMAKGDINLGTLVRRSQSDKTEYSAKLKEKMTPHDLSTPPSPALDPEEIRLRKMNRRAKVIQELMQTEKDYLTDLELCIREVVQPLRNMQVVDIDRLFTNMETVCEVSAALLQRLQEAMADPDPEAVVIGEVFIQAKAALEDVYKIYCYHHDDANMSLKSYEKEEEIKQHFTTCVLALKKIYDQEGKPNLLDMGSLLIKPVQRIMKYPLLLSELWQATPENHPDFRPLQEAFTAAKIINVNINEFKRRKDIVMKYKRLEDEGTLRGKLHKFNIHSIRKKGDRFAGYLKILTGVEPQVRDEIFDREEKLFRSLEKAVRQLVKNVQFYLQHTQEMVSVAVQKVQDMENVIKEPNKNDTNGSSHSNGNDPYKHFKDSMERLVLAPLSSLQGMFTAPQKLIQKRYDKLLDYCSRLERSSSFSSSSSASTTSSSTSLVSEDPPGPARRDYEALNALLVEELQRFNMAAYTILTNCVVYLVALLRELTDKILLRAPSIHQLPAPLSNITEVQNSIMDELNNLTFVKDNAQKLMERKVSFERQRDKKITMPEVQHQTEEQRAWLLAEYPLNRLYQLKRKCNGCQEQDLSLLEGELVALLEDTDPLGSSSRWLVHSGGTQGYVYSTFLKQYNPLRDSQRAGQMAKEQQQQQPPAMADEDFDDLSLFVSGSGSSSLLSFSLNTTDSSSTLSGLQGEPESPEDQEDTLDKEAQQFYAVYAFQARCDQELTLQEYQHVRILKFCDLGGNKEWWLAEANGQKGYVPANYLGRMSYA